In the Gemmatimonas sp. UBA7669 genome, CCGCTACCGTCGGCAGGTGCATGTGGTACCCACGGGCGCCACGGCGCAGCCCACGCTGGTGGTCATTTACGACGATCCGGAAGTCGTGCCCGACAGCGTGCCCGTGTTTCCGCAGCCGCGTCCACGCCAACTGATCGTGGTACTCGACAAGGGCATCTACGGGTACAAGCCGTCGCACACCTTCTCCACACTCGGCAATCGCAAATCGCCGCCGCGACGACGCTTTCTGGGCGCCGTGGATGTGGACGAAGACGGCAAGGCTGAACTGCTGTTCGGTTTGCAGGATCCCCGCGCCGAGCTGATCACGATCGGGTTCCGCTTTCGCGTCGAAGCCTGGGACCAGAGCTTCACCTACGAGCGTCTGCGCTGTCACGGCTAACGCAGCCGAGCACTCATGTACGACCGTATCGGCCCGTTCACTCGACGCCGATGTCCCAGGCCTGCTCGAGATCGGTGCGGCTGTACGTGCGAAACGCCGTAAGGGTTTGTGTGCGCAAGATGCCCGGCACGTTGGCAAAGCCCTGCGTGACCACGGTCGCGATCTGATCGAGATCGGGCACGCGGACAATCGCCACCAGGTCCCAGGCCCCGGACACGGAATACACCTCGGCCACTCCGTCGATGCCGGCCAGCGCACTGGCGCAGGCCACGATGGACTTGGGATCGGCCTGCACGAGCACAATCGTGGTGATCATCGCCATAGTCTCCGCGTGAAGGTCAACCGGTGGTCAGGCAGCGTGCCACGCGCGTGAGACCTTCCACGGCGAGATCCTGGCGCGTGGCGTAGCTGGCGCGAATCCATCCCGGTGTACCAAAGGCACTGCCGGGTACGATGGCCACCTGATATTCGTCGAGCACTGCGGCCGCAAACGCCGCCCCGGGATCTTCGGCGCCGCGGAATCCCTCCACGTTCACGTACAGGTAGAATGCCCCGCGCGGGCGGATGTAGCGCACGTTCGGGAACGCATCGAGCGCCTGCATGACCGCATCGCGGCGTGCGCGGAAGGCAC is a window encoding:
- a CDS encoding Lrp/AsnC ligand binding domain-containing protein, with the translated sequence MITTIVLVQADPKSIVACASALAGIDGVAEVYSVSGAWDLVAIVRVPDLDQIATVVTQGFANVPGILRTQTLTAFRTYSRTDLEQAWDIGVE